A genomic segment from Sandaracinaceae bacterium encodes:
- a CDS encoding NADH-quinone oxidoreductase subunit M: protein MNDHLLTLLLFLPLLGAFTVLFMPRQWVQGIRATSVAFMAVEFLLSLRLFDGDYSTAAFQFEVNRPWVEQVGINFHLGVDGISLWLVLLTTALTPVALFASWTSVATKVKEYAVAFLMLEMGMLGAFFALDVFLFYVFWELMLVPMYLIVGVWGGPNRVYAAVKFFLFTMVGSLLMLVAILYVVATYKELAGHYTFDLAELTRVALPRTEQCWLFAAFALAFAIKVPMFPFHTWLPDAHVQAPTGGSVILAAVMLKLGTYGFLRFAMPLFPLGSQYLGPTIALLGVVGIIYGAWAAWVQKDVKKLVAYSSVSHMGFIALGIFAMTRHGISGALLQMLNHGVSTGALFILVGFLYERRHTRDFEDFGGIAKVMPVYTLLFVIVTMSSVGLPGTNGFVGEFMIMSGAFFSRGEVGLGEYWFSMTLFSATGVIFAAVYMLHAVLKIFFGPITKDVNKKLVDLTRREKLTLAPLVVLIFWIGLFPSAFLSRMDPTVEAFQADFTTRYRAQMNLTEPRLMARRSPDLEPGADHPGLHAALAAAEGVER from the coding sequence ATGAACGACCATCTCCTCACCCTCCTCCTCTTCCTCCCTCTGCTCGGCGCATTCACCGTGCTGTTCATGCCCCGCCAGTGGGTGCAGGGGATCCGAGCCACCTCGGTGGCGTTCATGGCGGTCGAGTTTCTGCTCAGCCTGCGCCTCTTCGACGGGGACTACAGCACCGCTGCGTTCCAGTTCGAAGTCAACCGCCCCTGGGTGGAGCAGGTGGGCATCAACTTCCACCTCGGCGTGGACGGCATCTCCCTCTGGTTGGTGCTACTCACCACCGCGTTGACGCCGGTGGCCCTGTTCGCCTCGTGGACCAGCGTGGCCACGAAGGTCAAGGAGTACGCCGTCGCGTTCCTGATGCTGGAGATGGGCATGCTCGGAGCGTTCTTCGCGCTGGACGTGTTCCTCTTCTACGTCTTCTGGGAGCTCATGCTCGTGCCGATGTACCTCATCGTCGGCGTCTGGGGCGGCCCCAACCGCGTGTACGCGGCTGTGAAGTTCTTCCTCTTCACGATGGTGGGCAGCTTGCTCATGCTCGTCGCGATTCTCTACGTGGTGGCCACGTACAAGGAACTCGCGGGTCACTACACCTTCGACCTCGCCGAGCTGACGCGCGTGGCCCTGCCGCGCACGGAGCAGTGCTGGCTCTTCGCGGCCTTCGCGCTCGCGTTCGCCATCAAGGTCCCCATGTTCCCGTTCCACACGTGGTTGCCCGACGCCCACGTGCAGGCGCCGACCGGCGGCTCGGTCATCCTGGCCGCGGTCATGCTGAAGCTCGGCACCTACGGCTTCCTCCGCTTCGCCATGCCGCTGTTCCCGCTGGGCAGCCAGTACCTCGGGCCGACCATCGCGCTCCTCGGCGTCGTGGGCATCATCTACGGCGCGTGGGCCGCGTGGGTCCAGAAGGACGTCAAGAAGCTGGTGGCCTACAGCTCGGTCAGCCACATGGGCTTCATCGCGCTCGGCATCTTCGCCATGACCCGCCACGGCATCAGCGGCGCGCTCCTGCAGATGCTCAACCACGGCGTCTCGACGGGCGCGCTCTTCATTCTCGTCGGCTTCCTCTACGAGCGTCGCCACACGCGCGACTTCGAGGACTTCGGCGGCATCGCCAAGGTCATGCCGGTCTACACGCTGTTGTTCGTCATCGTCACCATGAGCTCGGTCGGCCTACCCGGCACCAACGGCTTCGTCGGTGAGTTCATGATCATGAGCGGCGCGTTCTTCTCGCGCGGCGAGGTGGGGCTCGGCGAGTACTGGTTCTCCATGACCCTCTTCTCCGCCACGGGCGTCATCTTCGCGGCCGTCTACATGCTGCACGCAGTCCTCAAGATCTTCTTCGGTCCCATCACCAAGGACGTGAACAAGAAGCTGGTGGACCTCACCCGTCGCGAGAAGCTCACCCTCGCGCCACTGGTGGTGCTCATCTTCTGGATCGGCCTCTTCCCGTCCGCCTTCCTGTCGCGCATGGACCCCACGGTCGAGGCGTTCCAGGCCGACTTCACCACACGCTACCGCGCTCAGATGAACCTCACCGAGCCGCGCCTGATGGCCCGCAGAAGCCCTGACCTCGAACCCGGCGCCGACCACCCCGGTCTGCACGCCGCGCTCGCCGCTGCCGAGGGAGTCGAACGATGA